Proteins encoded within one genomic window of Ranitomeya variabilis isolate aRanVar5 chromosome 4, aRanVar5.hap1, whole genome shotgun sequence:
- the LOC143766285 gene encoding uncharacterized protein LOC143766285, whose protein sequence is MWSAALQVEVPTISDPLSGDLLYKGIFLTDPSRMEQSSDKMVERILHLTLEILFRLTGEDYTVVKKTSSERCQDPVSEVWGRPLSSITGPSPQPLIHEDINDQKILELTYKMIELLTGEVPIRCQDVAVYFSIEEWEYLEGHKDLYKGVKMEVPQPLTSPDLSSKRTTPERCPRPLLPQDCKQEDTNVPQDHQGEDLTYINTTGTYVKGDECCKEEIPADNPPNDCAPEGHLTYTDIEAAAYGIIPYIYEDYDFIPDISPALHIKNLSSIPYQKVSSSESLQTVKENYNNKRDSEHQTAHTGEKPFLCSECGKCFTMKTSLAVHQRVHTREKLFPCQECGKCFTCKGHLIKHKNSHTGEKPFLCSQCGKCFTNNGSLNVHQRIHSGEKPFSCYECGNCFTYKRDLIKHKSTHTGEKPFSCAECGKYFTYKTNLVSHKKIHTGEKQFSCSKCGKYFLKKSYLTVHQRSHTGEKPFSCQECGKCFTCKGDLVRHKRTHTGEKPFSCSECGKCFTNKGNLTVHQRCHTGEKPFSCYECGNCFTYKRDLVKHERTHSDKKPFSCPECGKNVTSKTSLMAHKKIHTGEKPFSCSECGKCFNKKSNLVVHQRFHTGEKPFSCPDCRKCFTCKGDLIRHKRTHTGEKPFSCSECGKYFASKTNLNLHQRIHTGEKPFSCSRCGKGFTKKSNLAVHLRIHTV, encoded by the exons gtccctacaatatcagatcctctcagtggagatcttctatataagggaATTTTCCTGACTGACCCATCAAGGATGgaacagagcagtgacaagatggtggagaggatattacacctcaccctagagatcctcttccggcttactggagag gattacacagtagtgaagaagacctctagtgagcgctgtcaggaccctgtgtctgaggtatggggaagacccctgagctcaATCACAGGGCCTTCACCTcaacccctgatacatgaggacatcaatgaccagaagatcctagaactcacctacaagatgatagagctgctgactggagag GTTCCTATACGATGTCAGGACgttgccgtctatttctccatagaggagtgggagtatttagaaggacacaaagatctgtacaagggcgTCAAGATGGAGGTTccgcagcccctcacatcaccag atctatccagtaagaggacaacaccagagagatgtccccgtcctcttctaccacaggactgtaaacaagaagataccaatgttcctcaggatcatcag ggtgaagatctgacctataTTAATACTACAGGGACATATGTGAAGGGTGATGAGtgctgtaaagaggagattcctgcaGATAACCCCCCAA atgactgtgcaCCAGAGGGACATTTGACATATACTGATATTGAAGCAGCTGCTTATGGTATCATACCATATATATATGAAGATTATGACTTTATTCCAGATATATCGCCAGCTCTTCACATCAAAAATCTATCATCTATTCCTTATCAAAAGGTTTCATCTTCTGAGTCATTACAGACCGTTAAGGAAAATTATAATAACAAAAGGGATTCTGAACATCAAACagctcatacaggggagaaaccatttttatgttcagaatgtgggaaatgttttacaatgaAGACAAGTCTTGCTGTACATCAGAGAGTTCACACAAGGGAGAAACTATTTCCATGtcaagaatgtgggaaatgttttacatgcaAAGGACATCTCATTAAACATAAAaacagtcacacaggggagaagccatttttatgttcccaatgtgggaaatgttttaccaacaATGGAAGTCTTAatgtacatcagagaattcactcaggagagaagccattttcatgttatgaatgtgggaattgttttacTTACAAACGAGATCTCATTAAACATAAAagcactcacacaggggagaagccattttcatgtgcagaatgtgggaaatattttacctaCAAAACAAATCTTGTTTCAcataagaaaattcacacaggagagaagcaattttcatgttcaaaatgtgggaaatattttctcAAGAAATCATATCTTACtgtacatcagagaagtcacacaggggagaagccattttcatgtcaagaatgtgggaaatgttttacttgcAAAGGAGATCTCGTTAGACATAAAAGGACTCACaccggggagaagccattttcatgttcagaatgtgggaaatgttttactaacAAAGGAAATCTGACTGTACATCAGagatgtcacacaggggagaagccattttcatgttacgAATGTGGAAATTGTTTTACATACAAACGAGATCTTGTTAAACATGAAAGAACTCACTCGGacaaaaagccattttcatgtccagaatgtggaaaaAATGTTACCAGCAAAACAAGTCTTATGGCAcataagaaaattcacacaggggagaagccattttcttgttcagagtgtgggaaatgttttaacaagaaatcaaatcttgttgtaCATCAAAgatttcacacaggggagaaaccattttcatgtccagattgtaggaaatgttttacTTGCAAAGGAGATCTCATTAGACataaaagaactcacacaggggagaaaccattttcttgttccgaatgtgggaaatattttgccaGTAAAACAAATCTTAatttacatcagagaattcacacaggagagaagccattttcatgttccagATGTGGGAAAGGTTTTACCAAGAAATCAAATCTTGCTGTacatctgagaattcacacagtataa